A genomic region of Catalinimonas niigatensis contains the following coding sequences:
- the lpdA gene encoding dihydrolipoyl dehydrogenase, with protein sequence MAEQKKYEVIVIGGGPGGYAAAFMAADLGLKTALVDPEENPGGVCLYRGCIPSKALLHIVKLKQEALEAADFGLSFKAPEINVKKIREWKNSVVQKLVGGLGQLSSKRKVEHIRGMATFKDAHTLEVNHENKKQEVSFAHAIIASGSEPVSLPDIEFSKNIMSSAFALDLPEVPKSLLVVGAGYIGLEIGSVYAGLGSKVSVVEMTNQIMPGADRDLVDVFAKRNKELFEEIMLETKVAGITGKRKLKVKLEGKHEGEQSFDKVLIAVGRKPRTKNLGLDNTKVEIDDQGFIQVNAQRQTAEDHIYAIGDVTGEPMLAHKASHEGKVAAEAIAGNKTAYEPKAIPAVVFTDPEIAWCGLTETEAKAQDIPVKVAKFPWAASGRAATLGISDGLTKLLIDPKTERILGVGIVGKHAGDLIPEAVLAVEMAAVAKDLSLTIHPHPTLSETLMEAAESLYGQATHIYRPQRKK encoded by the coding sequence ATGGCAGAGCAAAAAAAATATGAAGTAATCGTCATTGGAGGAGGTCCCGGAGGTTATGCCGCCGCTTTTATGGCTGCTGACCTGGGGCTGAAAACCGCTTTGGTAGACCCGGAAGAAAACCCCGGAGGCGTGTGTTTGTATCGGGGATGTATTCCTTCCAAAGCTTTGCTACACATCGTCAAACTCAAACAGGAAGCGCTGGAAGCAGCAGACTTTGGGCTAAGTTTTAAAGCACCGGAGATTAATGTCAAAAAGATTAGGGAATGGAAAAATTCTGTTGTACAAAAGTTAGTAGGTGGCCTGGGCCAACTGAGCAGCAAACGAAAAGTGGAACATATAAGAGGTATGGCAACATTCAAAGATGCCCATACTCTGGAAGTAAATCACGAAAATAAAAAGCAGGAAGTCAGCTTTGCGCATGCCATCATCGCCAGTGGTTCGGAGCCGGTTTCATTGCCCGATATTGAATTCTCCAAAAATATCATGAGTTCAGCCTTCGCCCTTGATCTTCCCGAGGTCCCCAAAAGCTTATTGGTAGTAGGCGCTGGTTACATAGGATTGGAAATTGGCTCGGTCTATGCCGGTCTGGGCAGCAAGGTATCCGTGGTGGAGATGACAAATCAGATCATGCCAGGTGCCGACCGTGACCTGGTGGATGTATTTGCCAAGCGTAACAAAGAGCTTTTTGAAGAGATCATGCTGGAAACCAAAGTGGCAGGTATTACCGGGAAGCGAAAACTCAAAGTAAAACTGGAAGGCAAACATGAAGGAGAACAAAGCTTTGACAAAGTACTGATTGCTGTTGGACGTAAGCCCCGGACCAAAAACCTGGGACTGGATAATACGAAAGTAGAAATTGATGACCAAGGATTTATCCAGGTCAATGCCCAGCGTCAGACAGCAGAAGACCACATTTATGCCATTGGTGACGTTACCGGAGAACCCATGTTGGCGCATAAAGCCAGTCATGAAGGCAAAGTGGCAGCCGAAGCCATCGCCGGAAACAAAACAGCTTATGAGCCCAAAGCCATTCCGGCAGTGGTTTTTACCGATCCTGAAATTGCCTGGTGCGGTTTAACAGAAACTGAAGCCAAAGCACAGGATATCCCTGTGAAAGTAGCTAAATTTCCCTGGGCTGCTTCAGGAAGAGCAGCTACTCTGGGCATCAGCGATGGACTCACCAAATTACTCATTGATCCTAAGACCGAAAGGATTTTGGGGGTGGGTATCGTCGGTAAACATGCCGGCGATCTGATTCCGGAAGCCGTACTAGCAGTAGAGATGGCAGCCGTGGCTAAAGACTTGTCTTTGACGATTCATCCTCATCCTACTTTGTCGGAAACGCTTATGGAAGCCGCGGAAAGCCTTTACGGTCAGGCTACGCACATTTACCGGCCTCAACGAAAGAAATAA
- a CDS encoding ABC-F family ATP-binding cassette domain-containing protein translates to MITANNVSLQYGKRVLFDEVNIRFTQGNCYGIIGANGAGKSTFLKILSGEITPNRGSVSIDNGKRMAVLNQNHYAFDEEQVLNTVMMGHSGLWNIMKEKNDLYAKPDFSDADGIRAGELEEKFAEMNGWNAESDAAALLSGLGIVESDHYKLMKELNGTQKVRVLLAQALFGNPDILILDEPTNDLDIQTVSWLEDFLLDFKNTVIVVSHDRHFLDTVCTHIADIDFGQIQLYTGNYSFWYQSSQLALSQRSSANKKAEEKKKELQEFIARFSANASKSKQATSRRKLLEKINLEDIKPSSRKYPAIIFNQNREAGDQILLVENLSKKLDGKTLFQDVNIRVNKGDKIAILSKDSLAITAFFEILAGNQKADGGKYTFGQTITPSYLPNENTHFFSTNLNLIDWLRQYSELEKDEVYIRSFLGKMLFTGEETLKKANVLSGGEKVRCMVSRMMLAGGNVLMLDEPTNHLDLESITAFNNALKDFPGTVLFTSHDHEFTQTIANRIIELTPNGILDKLMTFDEYMEDDYITAQREQMYSGLVKA, encoded by the coding sequence ATGATTACAGCGAATAATGTATCCCTGCAATATGGGAAGAGAGTTTTATTTGATGAAGTGAATATCCGGTTTACTCAGGGCAATTGTTATGGGATTATCGGAGCCAATGGTGCGGGTAAATCTACCTTTTTGAAAATCCTTTCCGGTGAGATTACGCCTAATCGGGGTAGTGTAAGTATTGATAATGGCAAACGTATGGCCGTTCTCAACCAAAATCACTATGCGTTTGACGAAGAGCAGGTGCTGAATACCGTGATGATGGGGCATAGTGGGCTGTGGAATATCATGAAAGAGAAAAACGATCTCTATGCCAAGCCTGACTTTTCGGATGCAGATGGTATCAGGGCAGGGGAGTTGGAAGAGAAGTTTGCCGAAATGAACGGCTGGAATGCTGAATCGGATGCTGCTGCTTTGCTGAGCGGTTTGGGAATTGTAGAAAGTGACCATTACAAACTGATGAAAGAGCTGAATGGTACGCAAAAAGTCCGTGTACTCCTTGCACAAGCGCTTTTTGGCAATCCTGATATCCTGATACTGGATGAGCCTACCAACGACCTGGACATTCAAACCGTTTCATGGCTGGAAGATTTCCTGCTGGACTTCAAAAATACAGTGATTGTGGTATCTCACGACCGTCACTTTCTGGATACCGTATGTACACACATTGCCGATATAGACTTTGGACAAATCCAACTGTATACAGGTAATTACTCTTTCTGGTACCAATCCAGCCAACTGGCACTAAGTCAGCGCAGTTCGGCCAACAAAAAGGCTGAGGAGAAGAAAAAAGAATTGCAGGAGTTTATTGCCCGTTTCAGTGCCAATGCTTCTAAATCCAAGCAGGCCACCAGCCGGAGAAAATTACTGGAAAAAATTAACCTTGAAGACATTAAACCGTCGTCCCGTAAATATCCTGCGATTATATTTAACCAGAACCGCGAGGCAGGTGATCAAATATTACTGGTAGAGAATCTGAGTAAAAAACTGGATGGCAAAACGCTTTTTCAGGATGTTAATATACGGGTGAACAAAGGGGATAAAATAGCTATTTTGAGTAAAGATAGTTTGGCTATTACTGCCTTCTTTGAAATTCTAGCTGGCAACCAAAAAGCGGATGGTGGTAAGTATACTTTTGGTCAAACGATTACTCCGTCCTATTTGCCCAACGAAAATACACACTTTTTCAGTACCAATCTGAACCTGATTGATTGGTTGAGGCAGTATTCCGAACTGGAGAAGGATGAAGTCTATATCCGCAGCTTTTTAGGTAAGATGCTTTTCACCGGAGAGGAAACCCTGAAAAAAGCCAATGTGTTGTCAGGTGGCGAAAAAGTGCGCTGTATGGTGTCCCGAATGATGCTGGCTGGTGGCAATGTGCTGATGCTGGACGAACCAACCAACCATCTGGACCTGGAATCCATTACTGCCTTTAACAATGCGTTAAAAGATTTTCCTGGTACCGTCTTGTTTACTTCTCATGACCATGAGTTTACTCAGACCATTGCCAACCGTATTATTGAGCTTACGCCTAATGGTATCCTGGATAAATTGATGACCTTTGATGAGTACATGGAAGATGACTACATCACTGCTCAGCGTGAGCAAATGTACAGTGGGTTGGTAAAGGCTTAA
- a CDS encoding DUF5684 domain-containing protein: MNEQMVQSMGVGIMIIYFALIILILVSMWKIFTKAGKVGWASIIPIYNIIILLEIIGKPAWWIILYFIPGVNLVFAVWSTNLLSKGFGNSEGFTIGMLFLPFVFYPVLAFGSASYHGPVGGQMASAIPAV, from the coding sequence ATGAACGAACAAATGGTACAATCAATGGGAGTAGGAATTATGATCATCTACTTCGCTCTCATCATTTTGATCCTTGTCTCCATGTGGAAAATTTTCACAAAAGCAGGCAAAGTGGGCTGGGCTTCAATCATTCCCATCTACAACATCATCATATTGCTAGAGATCATAGGCAAACCCGCCTGGTGGATCATTCTTTATTTTATACCAGGAGTAAACCTAGTCTTTGCAGTCTGGTCTACCAATTTGCTATCAAAAGGCTTCGGCAATAGTGAAGGCTTTACGATTGGTATGCTCTTTCTTCCTTTTGTCTTTTATCCTGTATTGGCTTTCGGAAGCGCTTCCTATCACGGACCGGTAGGTGGACAAATGGCTTCAGCTATACCTGCTGTTTAA
- a CDS encoding 2-oxo acid dehydrogenase subunit E2: MSIEIKMPQISEDAESGTIVEIMVSEGDTIEEEQSIIAVESDKASVEVPAEAGGKVKEIKVSEGDEINVGDIILILEEDENGEAQEEDEASEDEDAQAKKKEEEQDQEEEQEKTEKKDTEAGKQKEQPEEDEEDKEEEEDNNGDEEKAKSKEKADKKEKSEVPAAPSVRRMAREMNVDIYAVKGTGPGKRITADDVKAAANGQPPEEKQDTKTSASQPSKTSLPDFSQWGEVERKKMSGIRKATAQSMSNAWTTVPHVTQFDKANISTLQEFMEQYEAKAAKAGAKLTVTAVLVKLSASALRAFPKFNASVDMENQEIILKKYINIGVAVDTENGLLVPVIKDADRKSVTSIALELGEVAKKARDGKLSSDDMKGGNFTVSNLGGIGGTNFTPIVYHPQVAILGVSRNQIEPVYEDGEFKPKTMLPLSLSYDHRAIDGAEAARFLRWMCQVMEDPFVMLMEGGI; this comes from the coding sequence ATGAGTATAGAAATTAAAATGCCCCAGATCTCAGAGGATGCCGAATCCGGTACGATCGTGGAGATCATGGTGAGCGAAGGTGATACGATTGAAGAAGAGCAGTCCATTATTGCCGTAGAAAGCGATAAAGCCTCAGTAGAAGTTCCTGCCGAAGCTGGAGGTAAAGTCAAAGAAATCAAAGTCTCCGAAGGGGATGAAATTAACGTTGGCGACATTATCCTGATCCTGGAAGAGGATGAAAATGGAGAAGCCCAAGAAGAGGACGAAGCATCTGAAGACGAAGACGCACAAGCCAAAAAGAAAGAAGAAGAACAGGACCAAGAAGAAGAGCAGGAGAAAACTGAGAAAAAGGATACTGAGGCCGGTAAGCAAAAAGAACAGCCGGAAGAAGACGAAGAAGACAAGGAGGAAGAGGAGGACAACAATGGTGATGAGGAAAAAGCTAAATCTAAAGAAAAAGCTGATAAAAAAGAGAAAAGTGAAGTGCCCGCCGCCCCTTCTGTCCGCCGCATGGCCCGTGAAATGAACGTGGATATTTACGCAGTCAAAGGCACTGGCCCCGGCAAACGTATTACAGCTGATGATGTGAAGGCAGCAGCCAATGGTCAACCACCTGAAGAAAAGCAAGACACAAAAACATCTGCATCTCAACCCTCAAAAACAAGTTTACCCGACTTTTCACAGTGGGGAGAGGTAGAACGCAAAAAAATGAGTGGCATCCGTAAGGCTACTGCCCAAAGCATGAGCAATGCCTGGACCACTGTTCCTCATGTCACCCAATTTGACAAGGCCAATATCTCCACCCTACAGGAATTTATGGAGCAATACGAAGCTAAAGCTGCTAAAGCAGGGGCCAAACTGACCGTCACCGCAGTACTGGTCAAGCTCTCGGCCTCTGCCCTGCGTGCTTTTCCTAAGTTTAATGCCAGTGTGGATATGGAAAATCAGGAAATCATTCTCAAGAAGTATATCAATATCGGAGTAGCCGTGGATACTGAAAATGGCTTGCTGGTTCCGGTGATCAAGGATGCTGACCGTAAATCAGTGACCAGCATCGCCTTGGAACTGGGAGAAGTCGCCAAGAAAGCCAGAGATGGTAAGCTCTCTTCCGATGATATGAAGGGTGGCAACTTTACCGTTTCTAACTTAGGCGGTATTGGTGGTACAAACTTCACTCCCATTGTATACCATCCGCAGGTGGCGATTTTGGGTGTATCCCGTAACCAGATTGAGCCGGTATATGAAGATGGGGAGTTCAAACCCAAAACCATGCTCCCGCTTTCACTCTCCTACGATCACCGGGCCATTGACGGAGCCGAAGCCGCACGCTTCCTGCGCTGGATGTGTCAGGTGATGGAAGATCCGTTTGTCATGTTAATGGAGGGAGGTATATAA